A stretch of Sinimarinibacterium sp. NLF-5-8 DNA encodes these proteins:
- a CDS encoding catalase, whose amino-acid sequence MTDSTPRCPVTHLTTDFGAPVVSNRDSLTAGARGPLLAQDNWLNEKLANFVREVIPERRMHAKGSGAFGTFTVTQDITQYSRAKLFEKVGKKTEMFARFTTVAGERGAADAERDIRGFALKFYTEEGNWDMVGNNTPVFFIRDPRQFPDLNKAVKRDPRSNLRSATYNWDYWTLLPEALHQITVVMSDRGIPASYRHMHGFGSHTYSFWNAKGERFWVKFHFKTQQGIKNLSDAEAEAIIGKDRESHQRDLYDAIERGEFPKWTMYVQVMPEADAEKVPYHPFDLTKVWPHADYPLIEVGEFELNKNPENFFLDVEQSAFSPSNLVPGIGVSPDRMLQARLFNYADAQRYRLGTNHHQIPVNRARCPVHSNHRDGMGRVDSNYGSALHYEPNSYGQWQAQPDFAEPPLKISGDAQHWSYHQDDSNYFEQPRKLFQLMSDAQKQVLFDNTGRGMGDAPEFVKFRHIRNCHAADPAYGAGVAKALGLDLGKALASKKDDPMNGNPLVSLPV is encoded by the coding sequence ATGACCGATTCTACACCCCGGTGCCCCGTGACCCATTTGACCACCGACTTCGGCGCGCCCGTGGTCAGCAACCGTGACAGCCTCACCGCAGGCGCGCGCGGCCCGCTGCTTGCACAAGACAACTGGCTCAATGAAAAGCTCGCCAACTTTGTGCGCGAAGTGATTCCCGAACGGCGCATGCACGCCAAAGGCTCGGGCGCGTTTGGTACCTTTACCGTGACCCAAGATATCACCCAGTACAGCCGCGCCAAGTTGTTTGAAAAAGTGGGTAAAAAAACCGAGATGTTCGCGCGCTTTACCACCGTAGCCGGTGAGCGTGGTGCAGCAGATGCCGAGCGCGACATTCGCGGCTTTGCGCTGAAGTTTTATACCGAGGAAGGCAACTGGGACATGGTCGGCAACAACACGCCGGTGTTCTTCATTCGCGATCCGCGCCAGTTCCCTGACTTGAACAAAGCCGTCAAACGCGACCCGCGCAGCAATCTGCGCAGCGCCACCTACAACTGGGATTACTGGACGCTGCTGCCCGAAGCCCTGCACCAGATCACCGTGGTGATGAGCGATCGCGGCATTCCAGCTAGCTATCGCCACATGCACGGCTTTGGCTCACACACCTACAGTTTTTGGAATGCCAAGGGCGAGCGTTTTTGGGTCAAGTTCCACTTCAAAACCCAGCAAGGCATCAAAAACCTCAGCGATGCCGAGGCGGAAGCCATCATTGGCAAAGACCGTGAAAGCCACCAGCGCGATTTGTATGACGCCATTGAACGCGGCGAGTTTCCAAAGTGGACGATGTACGTTCAGGTGATGCCGGAAGCCGATGCCGAAAAAGTGCCCTATCACCCGTTTGACCTGACCAAAGTGTGGCCGCATGCCGACTACCCGCTGATTGAAGTGGGCGAGTTTGAGCTGAACAAAAATCCGGAAAACTTTTTCCTGGATGTGGAGCAAAGCGCATTCTCACCGAGCAACCTGGTGCCGGGCATTGGCGTATCCCCCGACCGCATGTTGCAGGCGCGCTTGTTCAACTACGCCGACGCCCAGCGCTACCGCTTGGGCACCAACCATCATCAGATTCCGGTCAACCGCGCGCGCTGCCCGGTGCACAGCAATCACCGTGATGGCATGGGGCGCGTGGACAGCAACTACGGCAGCGCATTGCACTACGAGCCGAACAGCTACGGTCAATGGCAGGCACAGCCCGACTTTGCTGAACCGCCGCTGAAGATCAGTGGCGATGCCCAGCACTGGAGCTACCACCAGGACGACAGCAACTACTTTGAGCAGCCGCGCAAACTGTTCCAGTTAATGAGCGATGCGCAAAAGCAGGTATTGTTCGACAACACCGGGCGCGGCATGGGCGATGCGCCGGAGTTTGTGAAGTTCCGCCACATCCGCAACTGCCACGCGGCAGACCCGGCCTATGGTGCGGGTGTGGCCAAGGCGCTGGGACTGGATTTGGGCAAGGCGCTGGCGTCCAAAAAAGACGACCCCATGAACGGCAATCCGTTGGTCAGCTTGCCCGTGTAA
- a CDS encoding 6-carboxytetrahydropterin synthase: MTTLFVEHLTTLDCAFLDSGRGLVGESWIVDIELTGTLDDQSMILDFSEVKKRLKRRIDAHSDHRLLIPQRASELQIHASGNDTHLHFRSAIGAIEHQSPDCAIRLIDATEINAASVAADLLPALKAEVPESVAEIGLTLRPEIIDGAYYHYTHGLKKHLGACQRIAHGHRSRVDIRVDDQRSAASERAVAARWTDIYLASREDVIAHSNGRLRVAYRAQEGHYQLALPDTHVDVLDSDTTVECIAAELANRLRPLHPGRRVAVRAYEGVNKGAIARSA; the protein is encoded by the coding sequence ATGACCACCCTATTTGTTGAGCACCTCACCACCCTGGATTGCGCGTTTCTGGATAGTGGCCGCGGCCTGGTCGGGGAAAGCTGGATCGTGGATATCGAACTGACCGGCACGCTCGACGATCAATCCATGATCCTGGATTTCAGCGAAGTCAAAAAACGCCTCAAACGCCGCATCGACGCCCACAGCGACCACCGCCTGCTGATTCCCCAACGCGCCAGCGAGTTGCAAATCCACGCCAGCGGCAATGACACCCATCTGCACTTTCGCAGCGCCATCGGCGCCATCGAGCATCAATCGCCCGATTGCGCCATCCGCCTGATTGACGCCACTGAAATCAACGCCGCCAGCGTCGCTGCCGACCTGCTGCCCGCGCTCAAAGCCGAAGTGCCGGAAAGCGTGGCCGAGATTGGCCTCACCTTGCGCCCCGAGATCATCGACGGCGCGTATTACCACTACACCCACGGCCTCAAAAAACACCTGGGCGCCTGCCAGCGGATTGCTCACGGCCATCGCTCACGGGTGGACATCCGAGTCGATGATCAGCGCAGCGCCGCATCAGAACGTGCGGTGGCCGCGCGCTGGACCGATATTTATCTTGCCAGCCGCGAGGATGTGATCGCCCACAGCAATGGCCGTCTGCGCGTGGCCTATCGCGCACAGGAAGGCCATTACCAACTGGCCCTGCCCGACACGCATGTGGATGTGCTGGACAGCGATACCACCGTTGAATGTATTGCCGCTGAGCTCGCCAACCGCCTGCGCCCGCTTCATCCTGGCCGCAGGGTTGCGGTGCGCGCTTACGAGGGCGTCAACAAAGGCGCGATCGCGCGCAGCGCTTGA
- a CDS encoding OmpP1/FadL family transporter, whose amino-acid sequence MNAGLSVKVLLVAVVLGFSGMAQATNGYFAHGYSAAQNAMGGAGTALPEDALIAAINPAGQVWASDRLDFALSLFSPSRSYAAGPVGGDAAQSIVRINEGGVSSDNSLFFIPGFAYSRMIDEQSSWGVTFYGNGGMNTEYHGNSAHFGEGFAVGLGLGDGLINLQTQCEGTLGGGAPVNGARDTAGFCGNGDPNAGVNLMQAFLMPSYARKIGERASIGIGPIVAAQRFRADGLQAFAKFSNAPERVSDNGYEMSYGYGARVGFLTALIGSVTLGGSYQSKIKMSRFKKYEGLFAERGGFDIPQSWNVGVSLQPIARLHLVADFQRIYFGQTKSVGNAFDSNDFVINCARPRLLAGMGFGGSTDASPACLGADSGPGFAWRNVSVYKLGAQYRWSAIKLRAGYSHTRQPIAAADVLFNILAPGVVEDHYTLGGSYQYSPRISFDMAAMYAPSKTVSGKNPLSNTDATALQLVLGTADPTAFGEDANDQTIDLNMHQWQLTFAVSYHFN is encoded by the coding sequence TTGAACGCAGGTTTGAGTGTCAAGGTATTGCTGGTCGCAGTAGTGCTGGGATTCAGCGGTATGGCGCAGGCCACCAATGGCTACTTTGCGCATGGCTACAGCGCGGCTCAAAACGCCATGGGTGGTGCCGGTACGGCGCTGCCGGAGGATGCGCTGATTGCGGCGATCAACCCTGCCGGACAGGTGTGGGCCAGTGATCGGCTGGATTTTGCCCTGAGCCTGTTTTCGCCGAGCCGCAGCTATGCCGCCGGGCCGGTGGGGGGCGATGCGGCGCAGAGCATCGTGCGTATCAACGAAGGCGGAGTGAGCAGTGACAACTCGCTGTTTTTCATTCCCGGCTTTGCCTATTCACGGATGATCGATGAGCAGTCCAGTTGGGGCGTTACGTTCTACGGCAACGGCGGTATGAACACCGAATACCACGGTAACAGCGCGCACTTTGGTGAGGGTTTTGCCGTGGGGCTGGGGCTGGGTGACGGCCTCATCAATCTGCAAACGCAGTGCGAAGGCACGCTGGGCGGCGGGGCGCCGGTCAATGGCGCGCGCGATACCGCTGGTTTTTGCGGCAATGGCGATCCCAACGCCGGGGTGAATCTGATGCAGGCGTTTTTGATGCCCAGCTATGCTCGCAAAATCGGCGAGCGCGCATCAATTGGGATTGGTCCGATTGTGGCCGCGCAGCGGTTTCGTGCCGATGGCTTACAGGCATTTGCCAAGTTTTCCAACGCGCCGGAGCGGGTCAGCGATAACGGCTATGAGATGTCTTACGGCTACGGCGCGCGCGTGGGGTTTTTAACCGCATTGATTGGCAGCGTAACTTTGGGCGGCTCTTATCAAAGCAAAATCAAGATGAGCCGGTTTAAAAAGTACGAGGGCTTGTTTGCCGAGCGTGGCGGCTTTGATATTCCGCAATCGTGGAATGTGGGTGTCTCGCTGCAACCGATCGCGCGCTTGCACCTGGTGGCTGATTTTCAGCGGATTTATTTTGGTCAAACCAAATCGGTCGGCAATGCGTTTGACAGCAATGATTTTGTCATCAACTGCGCGCGCCCCCGGCTTTTGGCCGGCATGGGCTTTGGCGGCAGCACCGATGCAAGCCCCGCCTGCCTGGGGGCTGACAGCGGTCCTGGCTTTGCCTGGCGCAACGTCAGCGTTTACAAGCTCGGCGCGCAATATCGCTGGTCTGCGATCAAATTGCGAGCCGGATACAGCCATACACGCCAGCCGATTGCGGCCGCCGATGTGCTGTTCAACATCCTCGCGCCCGGTGTGGTGGAAGACCATTACACGCTCGGCGGCAGCTATCAGTACTCGCCCAGAATCAGCTTTGATATGGCGGCGATGTATGCGCCGTCCAAAACAGTTAGCGGCAAAAATCCGCTGAGTAATACGGACGCCACCGCCCTGCAACTGGTGCTGGGCACGGCTGATCCGACGGCATTTGGTGAAGACGCAAATGATCAAACCATTGATCTGAACATGCACCAATGGCAGCTCACCTTTGCCGTGAGTTATCACTTTAATTAA
- the gltX gene encoding glutamate--tRNA ligase, whose protein sequence is MTVVTRFAPSPTGFLHIGGARTALFSYLYAKRFGGKFLLRIEDTDRERSTQEAVDAIFEGMKWLGLHSDFDEIYQTQRFDRYKAVIAQMLEDGTAYRCYCSREELDQLRAEQQARKEKPRYDGRWRPEPGKTLPPIPEGVEPVIRFKNPTEGQVVLNDLVKGEIVFDNKELDDLIIARADGTPTYNFCVVVDDWDMGITHVIRGDDHVNNTPRQINILRALGATPPQYAHVAMILGSDGAKLSKRHGALGVMEYRAMGFLPEAMLNYLVRLGWSHGDQELFTRQEMIEKFDFDHVSASPSRFDMEKAYWVNHQYLKTADLDEVAGEFDWHLRQQNLDPANGPDIKDVIVQQRERCRTLLEMAEKSAFFYADLTGYNEKDAKKHLTAEAADVLTALGAELAALSAWEAEAIHTSVNGFAEARALKLAKVAQPIRVACCGMAVSPPIDQTLLLLGRERTLARLRAAVDFVRQAG, encoded by the coding sequence ATGACCGTCGTTACCCGTTTTGCCCCCAGCCCCACCGGCTTTTTGCACATTGGCGGCGCGCGCACTGCGCTGTTTTCGTATTTGTACGCCAAGCGTTTTGGCGGCAAGTTCTTGCTGCGCATCGAAGACACCGACCGCGAACGCTCCACCCAAGAAGCCGTGGATGCGATCTTTGAAGGCATGAAGTGGCTGGGGCTGCATTCTGACTTTGACGAGATTTATCAAACCCAGCGCTTTGATCGCTATAAAGCCGTGATTGCGCAGATGCTCGAAGACGGTACCGCCTACCGCTGCTATTGCAGCCGCGAGGAACTGGATCAACTGCGCGCCGAACAGCAAGCGCGTAAAGAAAAGCCGCGCTATGACGGCCGCTGGCGGCCTGAACCGGGCAAAACCCTGCCACCGATCCCCGAAGGCGTGGAGCCGGTGATTCGCTTTAAAAACCCCACCGAAGGGCAGGTGGTGTTGAATGATCTGGTCAAAGGCGAAATTGTTTTTGATAACAAGGAACTGGATGACTTGATCATCGCCCGCGCCGACGGCACGCCCACTTACAACTTCTGCGTGGTGGTGGATGACTGGGACATGGGCATCACCCACGTCATTCGCGGCGACGATCACGTCAACAATACCCCGCGCCAGATCAACATTTTGCGCGCGCTCGGTGCCACGCCGCCGCAATACGCGCATGTGGCAATGATTCTGGGCAGCGACGGTGCCAAGCTCTCCAAGCGTCACGGCGCGCTTGGCGTCATGGAATACCGCGCAATGGGCTTTTTGCCAGAGGCGATGCTCAATTACCTGGTGCGTCTGGGCTGGAGCCACGGCGATCAGGAGCTGTTCACGCGCCAGGAAATGATCGAAAAGTTTGATTTTGATCACGTCTCCGCCAGCCCCTCGCGTTTTGATATGGAAAAAGCCTATTGGGTTAATCACCAATATCTGAAAACGGCGGATCTGGATGAAGTTGCCGGTGAGTTTGACTGGCACTTGCGTCAGCAAAACCTTGATCCCGCCAACGGCCCCGACATCAAGGACGTGATCGTGCAACAGCGCGAACGCTGCCGCACGCTGTTAGAGATGGCCGAAAAATCCGCCTTTTTCTACGCCGATTTAACCGGCTACAACGAAAAAGACGCCAAAAAACATTTAACCGCCGAAGCCGCCGACGTGCTCACCGCACTGGGCGCAGAGCTGGCGGCGCTGTCGGCGTGGGAGGCTGAGGCCATTCACACCAGCGTCAACGGCTTTGCCGAAGCGCGCGCGCTCAAGCTGGCCAAGGTGGCGCAGCCGATTCGCGTGGCCTGCTGTGGCATGGCGGTGTCACCGCCCATCGACCAGACCCTGTTGTTGCTGGGACGTGAGCGCACCCTGGCGCGGCTCCGCGCCGCCGTGGATTTCGTGCGTCAGGCTGGATGA
- a CDS encoding mechanosensitive ion channel family protein: MIDDFMALLTAQPWAQTLLGLAALALVAWLADVLTRRVLLRVMRAATQRTAWRWDDAFYDHHVFARLAHMVPALVVQIGIVWVPGIAERIADGIANVAQAGAVLVALFAGSAMLTALESLYQATPNARTGSIKGYVQMAKIVLFLVGTVILIAFLIGRSPLLLLSGLGAVSAVLLLVFKDTILGIVASVQLASNDMLRVGDWITMPQVNADGHVIDIALHTVKVQNWDKTIITIPTWRLISDSYQNWRGMRMSGARRIKRALVIDTSSVRFLHAGERQALSRFRLLDEYLRRKDDELEQWNQALGEQGKVTVNQRRLTNLGTFRAYTQAYLGVHAEVDHQQSCMVRLLDPTPAGTPMEVYCFAATIVWAEYERIQSDIFDHLIAILPEFGLSVFQQPSGMDVRRALAPSTLVESPHAL, from the coding sequence ATGATCGACGACTTCATGGCACTGCTGACGGCGCAGCCGTGGGCGCAAACGCTGCTCGGACTGGCGGCGCTGGCGCTGGTGGCGTGGCTGGCTGACGTGCTGACCCGCCGTGTGTTACTGCGCGTGATGCGTGCGGCTACGCAGCGCACCGCGTGGCGCTGGGACGATGCGTTTTACGACCACCACGTCTTTGCGCGACTGGCGCACATGGTGCCCGCGCTGGTGGTACAGATCGGCATCGTCTGGGTGCCGGGGATTGCCGAACGGATTGCTGACGGCATTGCCAACGTCGCGCAGGCGGGCGCGGTGCTGGTGGCGCTGTTTGCAGGCAGCGCGATGCTGACGGCGCTGGAATCGCTGTATCAGGCCACGCCCAACGCGCGCACCGGCTCGATCAAGGGCTATGTGCAAATGGCCAAGATCGTGCTGTTTCTGGTCGGCACGGTCATCCTCATTGCGTTTTTGATCGGGCGCTCGCCGCTGTTGTTGCTGTCGGGCCTCGGCGCGGTGTCGGCGGTGCTGCTGCTGGTGTTCAAGGACACCATTCTCGGCATCGTCGCCAGCGTGCAACTGGCTTCCAACGACATGCTGCGCGTGGGCGACTGGATCACCATGCCGCAGGTCAACGCCGATGGTCACGTCATTGATATCGCGTTGCACACTGTCAAGGTGCAGAACTGGGACAAGACCATCATCACTATCCCGACGTGGCGGCTGATCTCCGATTCGTACCAGAACTGGCGCGGGATGCGCATGAGCGGTGCGCGGCGCATCAAACGCGCGCTGGTGATCGATACCAGCAGCGTGCGGTTTCTGCATGCGGGCGAGCGTCAGGCGCTGTCGCGTTTCCGCTTGCTGGATGAGTATTTGCGGCGCAAGGATGACGAACTGGAGCAGTGGAATCAGGCGCTGGGCGAGCAGGGCAAGGTGACGGTCAATCAGCGGCGGCTGACCAATCTCGGCACGTTTCGCGCCTACACGCAGGCGTATCTGGGCGTGCACGCCGAGGTCGATCATCAGCAATCCTGCATGGTGCGGCTGCTCGATCCCACGCCCGCCGGGACGCCGATGGAGGTGTACTGCTTTGCTGCCACGATTGTGTGGGCGGAATACGAGCGCATCCAGTCCGATATTTTTGATCACCTGATTGCGATCCTGCCGGAGTTCGGGCTGTCGGTGTTCCAACAGCCATCGGGCATGGATGTGCGCAGGGCGCTGGCACCCTCGACGCTGGTAGAATCGCCACATGCCTTGTGA
- the thrS gene encoding threonine--tRNA ligase, with translation MSIQITFPDGNQKSFDAPITGFDIAKGISPGLAKKAAVIEVNGELWDLTRAIDRDAKIAIVTRDKPEALEVIRHDAAHVMAQAVQELFPGTQITFGPATEVGFYYDFARATPFTDADLEKIEAKMREIVKRDLPITREVWPRERVIAFFNESGETFKAQWVQEGIGADEVISIYRQGDQWLDMCLGPHLPSTGKLGTAFKLTKVSGAYWRGDAKNAQLQRIYGVAFATEDELKAHLRMVEEAEKRDHRKLGRALDLFHIQEEAVGQVFWHPKGWSLYRTLQNYVRAQLDAADYEEVHTPLLVDRKLWEASGHWANYRQNMFIAEVDEGRDASGNEHKTILAVKPMNCPCHVQIFKQGIRSYRDLPLRMAEFGACHRYEPSGALHGLMRVRGFVQDDAHIFCTEDQISSETVAFCDLLKRMYKDLGFEQVSVKFSDRPEDRSGDDAIWDKAEGALKRAVEQAGLPYTMNPGEGAFYGPKLEFVLRDAIGRDWQCGTLQVDFLMPQRLDAEFVAEDGSRQRPVMLHRAVLGSFERFIGILIENHAGAFPYWLAPTQVVVAPIVSDANDYAEHIQRALKAAGVRSQTDLRNEKINYKIREHASHKIPVIAVVGRKEAEEGTVTLRYRGVEQQKTVRLDELVAHLREQFPAPVAGL, from the coding sequence ATGTCCATTCAAATTACCTTTCCCGACGGCAACCAAAAATCCTTTGACGCGCCGATCACCGGCTTTGACATCGCCAAAGGCATTTCGCCCGGACTGGCCAAAAAGGCCGCAGTGATTGAGGTCAACGGCGAGCTGTGGGATTTGACCCGTGCGATTGACCGCGATGCCAAAATCGCCATCGTCACCCGCGACAAGCCCGAGGCGCTGGAAGTGATCCGCCACGACGCCGCGCACGTCATGGCGCAGGCTGTCCAGGAACTGTTTCCCGGCACCCAGATCACCTTTGGCCCGGCCACCGAAGTGGGCTTTTATTACGACTTTGCGCGCGCCACACCGTTTACCGATGCCGATCTGGAAAAAATCGAAGCCAAGATGCGTGAGATCGTCAAACGCGATTTGCCGATTACCCGCGAAGTGTGGCCGCGCGAGCGTGTGATCGCGTTTTTCAATGAAAGCGGCGAAACCTTCAAAGCCCAATGGGTGCAAGAAGGCATTGGCGCGGATGAGGTCATCAGCATTTATCGCCAGGGCGATCAATGGCTGGATATGTGCCTGGGGCCGCACTTGCCCTCCACCGGCAAACTCGGCACTGCGTTCAAGCTGACCAAAGTCTCCGGCGCCTACTGGCGCGGCGATGCCAAAAACGCGCAGTTGCAGCGCATTTACGGCGTCGCTTTTGCCACCGAAGATGAGCTCAAAGCCCATCTGCGCATGGTTGAAGAAGCCGAAAAGCGCGACCACCGCAAACTCGGGCGCGCGCTGGATTTGTTCCATATTCAGGAAGAAGCCGTCGGCCAGGTGTTCTGGCATCCCAAGGGCTGGTCGCTGTACCGCACGCTGCAAAACTATGTGCGCGCACAGCTCGATGCGGCTGATTACGAAGAAGTGCACACGCCGCTGCTGGTCGATCGCAAGCTGTGGGAAGCCTCCGGCCACTGGGCCAATTACCGGCAAAACATGTTTATTGCCGAGGTGGACGAAGGCCGCGACGCCAGCGGCAACGAGCACAAAACCATTTTGGCGGTCAAGCCGATGAACTGCCCCTGCCATGTGCAGATTTTCAAGCAGGGCATTCGCTCCTATCGTGATCTGCCGCTGCGCATGGCCGAGTTTGGCGCCTGCCACCGCTACGAACCCTCTGGCGCGCTGCACGGCCTGATGCGCGTGCGCGGCTTTGTCCAGGACGATGCCCACATTTTTTGCACTGAAGACCAAATCAGCAGCGAGACCGTGGCGTTTTGCGACCTGCTCAAGCGCATGTACAAAGACCTCGGCTTTGAGCAGGTTAGTGTCAAGTTTTCCGATCGTCCTGAAGATCGTTCCGGCGATGATGCGATCTGGGACAAGGCCGAAGGCGCGCTCAAGCGCGCGGTGGAGCAGGCCGGTTTGCCGTACACGATGAACCCCGGCGAAGGCGCGTTTTACGGTCCCAAGCTGGAGTTTGTGCTGCGCGACGCCATTGGCCGCGACTGGCAATGCGGCACGCTGCAAGTGGACTTTTTAATGCCGCAGCGTTTGGACGCCGAGTTTGTCGCCGAAGACGGCAGCCGCCAGCGTCCGGTGATGTTGCACCGCGCGGTGTTGGGCAGCTTTGAGCGCTTCATCGGCATCCTGATTGAAAACCACGCCGGTGCTTTCCCGTACTGGCTGGCGCCGACGCAAGTGGTGGTGGCGCCGATTGTCTCCGATGCCAACGACTACGCCGAACACATCCAGCGCGCGCTCAAGGCCGCTGGTGTGCGCAGCCAGACCGATCTGCGCAACGAAAAGATCAACTACAAAATCCGCGAACACGCCAGCCACAAGATTCCGGTGATCGCCGTGGTCGGGCGCAAGGAAGCCGAAGAAGGCACGGTCACGCTGCGTTATCGCGGCGTCGAGCAGCAAAAAACCGTGCGTCTGGATGAGCTGGTTGCGCACTTGCGCGAGCAGTTTCCCGCCCCCGTGGCCGGACTGTAA
- a CDS encoding M23 family metallopeptidase — protein MKTLLRALVLLAVGVSASAQADAPTLKGRWIQGGMVQGQVAPGSQVWFNQTPLLVSEQGQFALGLAINEPASASLRVRAPGQGEQRFEFAVEQRQYDVQRINGLPSAMVNPPASVMAQITRDIERVTSARDRKSPSTEYAQGFIWPVSARVSSVYGSRRVLNGEEKQPHFAVDLAAGKGTPIKASAAGTVSLARTDLYYTGGTVIIDHGQGISTTYLHMSRVDVKAGQEVKQGEVIGQVGSTGRATGPHLCWRANWYQTRLDPSLLIQDQPARKGEVKR, from the coding sequence ATGAAAACCCTGCTGCGCGCGCTGGTGCTGCTGGCCGTCGGCGTCAGTGCCAGCGCGCAAGCCGACGCGCCCACGCTCAAAGGCCGCTGGATTCAGGGCGGCATGGTGCAAGGGCAAGTCGCGCCCGGCAGCCAGGTGTGGTTTAACCAAACCCCGCTGCTGGTGTCCGAGCAAGGCCAATTTGCGTTGGGGTTGGCGATTAACGAGCCCGCCAGCGCCAGCCTGCGCGTGCGCGCGCCGGGGCAGGGCGAGCAGCGCTTTGAGTTTGCGGTGGAGCAGCGCCAGTACGATGTGCAGCGCATCAACGGCCTGCCCAGCGCCATGGTCAACCCGCCCGCCAGCGTGATGGCGCAAATCACCCGCGATATTGAGCGCGTGACCAGCGCGCGCGATCGCAAAAGCCCCAGCACCGAATACGCCCAGGGCTTTATCTGGCCGGTGAGCGCGCGCGTCAGCAGCGTTTACGGCTCCCGCCGCGTGCTCAATGGCGAAGAAAAACAACCGCACTTTGCGGTGGACCTGGCCGCAGGCAAAGGCACGCCGATCAAGGCCAGCGCCGCTGGCACCGTGAGCCTGGCGCGCACCGATCTGTACTACACCGGCGGCACCGTCATCATCGACCACGGTCAGGGGATTTCCACCACCTATCTGCACATGTCCAGGGTGGACGTCAAAGCCGGGCAAGAGGTCAAGCAAGGTGAGGTCATCGGGCAGGTCGGCAGCACGGGGCGCGCCACCGGCCCGCACCTGTGCTGGCGCGCAAACTGGTACCAGACGCGGCTTGATCCTTCACTGCTGATTCAAGATCAGCCCGCGCGCAAGGGTGAGGTCAAGCGTTAG
- a CDS encoding PepSY-associated TM helix domain-containing protein — protein sequence MPPRVTVKRRSSARALWTKQLHLWHWITAAISMVGMLGFAITGITLNHAGQISATPQRVSQTAEVPETELAELRARAQQVVQDGMDAPLPPRTRSWLRAQWNLKTGARAAEWSADEVYLSLPQPGGDAWLAVQLADGHIEYERTTRGWVSYFNDLHKGRNTGVAWSWFIDVFAVVCVLFTLTGLLLLKLHAAKRASTWPLVAAGLVIPLFLLLFLMH from the coding sequence ATGCCACCGCGCGTGACGGTGAAACGGCGCAGCAGCGCGCGCGCGCTGTGGACCAAGCAGTTGCATCTATGGCATTGGATAACGGCGGCGATCAGCATGGTCGGCATGCTTGGCTTTGCCATCACCGGCATCACCCTCAACCATGCCGGCCAAATCAGTGCCACGCCACAACGCGTGAGCCAAACCGCCGAGGTTCCCGAGACTGAACTCGCTGAGCTGCGCGCGCGCGCGCAGCAGGTGGTGCAGGACGGCATGGACGCACCGCTGCCGCCACGCACCCGCAGCTGGCTGCGCGCGCAGTGGAACCTCAAAACCGGCGCGCGCGCGGCGGAGTGGTCGGCCGATGAGGTGTATTTGAGTCTGCCGCAGCCCGGCGGCGATGCCTGGCTGGCGGTGCAGCTGGCGGACGGTCATATCGAATACGAGCGCACCACGCGCGGCTGGGTGTCGTACTTCAACGATCTGCACAAGGGGCGCAATACCGGCGTGGCCTGGAGTTGGTTCATTGATGTGTTTGCAGTGGTCTGCGTGTTGTTTACGCTCACCGGCTTGCTGCTGCTCAAATTACATGCCGCCAAACGCGCATCGACCTGGCCACTGGTCGCGGCGGGGTTGGTCATTCCATTGTTTTTATTGCTGTTTTTGATGCATTGA